A genomic region of Caldicoprobacter guelmensis contains the following coding sequences:
- a CDS encoding copper ion binding protein, with the protein MKKKVFIEGMSCQHCVNHVTEALKEISGVKTVDVDLKGKYAIVEADRQIDDSEIKNAIEEAGYEVVKIE; encoded by the coding sequence GTGAAGAAGAAGGTGTTTATAGAGGGAATGTCCTGCCAACACTGCGTAAACCATGTTACCGAGGCGCTTAAGGAAATATCCGGCGTGAAAACGGTTGACGTGGATTTAAAGGGCAAATATGCCATTGTTGAAGCAGACCGCCAGATCGATGATAGTGAAATAAAGAATGCAATAGAAGAGGCAGGATACGAAGTTGTAAAGATAGAATAG
- a CDS encoding nucleotidyltransferase family protein translates to MRFGLEERIIQKIVSAIDKHKAVKRAVIFGSRARGDYRYNSDIDIAIYTDGGDYPGLIDDIDRAAGIYKVDVVDVNSLDNDDFKKSIERDGIDIYRRADV, encoded by the coding sequence ATGAGATTTGGTCTTGAAGAGCGTATAATCCAAAAGATCGTATCAGCGATAGACAAACACAAAGCTGTAAAGAGAGCAGTTATATTCGGTTCAAGAGCCAGGGGTGACTACCGCTATAACTCGGATATTGACATTGCCATATATACTGATGGAGGAGATTATCCCGGCCTTATTGACGATATCGACCGTGCAGCCGGGATATACAAGGTCGATGTGGTTGATGTAAACAGTTTGGATAATGATGACTTCAAAAAAAGCATAGAAAGGGATGGAATAGATATATACAGGAGAGCTGATGTATGA
- a CDS encoding biotin transporter BioY, with translation MTIRTVVQAALLATITAVLAQIAIPLPGGVPFTLQVFGVFLGILLLGKKAFWGMLTYLLLGAIGLPVFAQAQGGIGIILGPTGGYIIGFVISGLVGGYFVELFRFNLTGKVSGVLISLLIIYFLGTVQLAYVTKSSIDKAVGIGVLPFIPLDILKGVIAIVLSKYIDRALPRAGINING, from the coding sequence TTGACAATTAGGACCGTAGTGCAAGCTGCCTTGCTGGCAACCATCACAGCTGTTTTGGCCCAGATTGCCATACCCCTTCCAGGAGGTGTACCGTTTACCCTTCAAGTCTTTGGAGTTTTTTTAGGTATATTACTGCTGGGCAAAAAGGCATTCTGGGGAATGCTTACATATTTGCTCCTTGGAGCTATAGGACTGCCGGTATTTGCTCAAGCGCAAGGGGGCATAGGCATCATACTGGGCCCAACTGGCGGATACATTATAGGATTCGTCATAAGTGGATTGGTTGGTGGATACTTTGTGGAGCTGTTCAGGTTCAACCTAACAGGCAAGGTTTCAGGGGTGCTCATCTCCCTCCTCATTATATACTTCCTGGGCACAGTGCAACTAGCTTATGTAACCAAATCATCCATAGATAAAGCCGTGGGAATCGGCGTATTGCCATTCATCCCCTTAGACATATTAAAAGGAGTCATAGCCATCGTTTTGTCAAAATACATAGACAGGGCACTACCCAGGGCAGGTATTAATATCAATGGTTAG
- a CDS encoding metal-sensing transcriptional repressor, which translates to MDTKTKKQVLNLLKTSRGQIDGIIKMVEDDRYCVDISKQILAVQALLKKANMKIIDQHIKHCVRQAFTEGHGEEKVNEIMELIDKYAK; encoded by the coding sequence ATGGATACTAAGACCAAAAAGCAGGTGCTCAACCTTTTGAAGACATCGAGAGGGCAGATAGACGGCATAATCAAGATGGTGGAGGATGACCGGTACTGCGTGGACATATCCAAGCAGATACTGGCTGTGCAGGCTTTGCTTAAAAAGGCAAATATGAAGATAATAGACCAGCACATAAAGCACTGTGTCAGACAGGCATTCACCGAGGGCCATGGTGAGGAAAAGGTAAATGAGATAATGGAGCTTATCGACAAATATGCCAAGTAG
- a CDS encoding DUF1284 domain-containing protein yields MVRLRAHHLLCFLGFRGLGYNHRFVQNFSRIRAQILGSPELMLKLEVHADDICKSCPKLHNGICINNDKVRKKDEFIIDLLTTDEIAVKDAYQRIKTLEEERFKNLCQNCEWYDLGFCLEGFRKMKQKEN; encoded by the coding sequence ATGGTTAGATTAAGAGCACACCACCTGCTATGCTTTCTGGGATTTCGCGGCTTAGGCTACAACCACCGGTTTGTTCAAAACTTTTCTCGTATTCGAGCCCAAATTCTCGGGAGCCCTGAGCTTATGCTTAAACTTGAAGTCCACGCAGACGATATCTGCAAAAGTTGTCCTAAATTACACAATGGCATTTGTATTAATAATGATAAAGTAAGAAAAAAGGACGAATTTATAATTGACCTTTTAACCACCGACGAAATTGCCGTAAAAGATGCCTACCAAAGAATAAAAACCCTGGAAGAAGAGAGATTTAAAAACTTGTGTCAAAACTGTGAGTGGTACGACTTGGGCTTCTGCCTTGAGGGTTTCCGCAAGATGAAACAAAAGGAAAACTGA
- a CDS encoding DUF4846 domain-containing protein: protein MRKWLAIIIIVLFIIPSCHKDVSKYKNSITSNENNLLNSNALSKTPYQPKSSSNTAIPNLQGQQHNMDVIINPSGNTIEERIKPPEGFERVKVEEGSFAHYLRTLPLKPHGSKVKYYDGREKAHNVYEAVIDMDIGKKDLQQCADAVIRLRAEYLYKQKEYDRIHFNFTNGFNAEFVKWIHGYRIVVTGNKANWVKTSGYSDDYNTFRRYLDTVFSYAGTLSLSKEMKPVMIEDMEIGDVFIQGGSPGHCVIVVDMAMHPENGEKLFLLAQSYMPAQDIHILKNPQDPQISPWYSIKFGDTLITPEWTFKKTDLKRFSN from the coding sequence ATGAGAAAATGGCTGGCCATAATCATTATAGTACTGTTCATCATTCCCTCTTGTCACAAAGACGTATCAAAATACAAAAATTCAATTACAAGTAATGAGAATAACCTGCTAAACTCAAATGCTTTGAGTAAAACGCCTTATCAACCAAAATCATCTTCTAACACGGCTATTCCCAATCTACAAGGTCAGCAGCATAATATGGACGTAATTATAAATCCGTCGGGAAATACAATAGAAGAGAGGATCAAACCTCCAGAAGGGTTTGAACGCGTAAAAGTAGAAGAGGGGTCATTTGCACATTATTTGAGGACCCTCCCTTTAAAACCTCATGGTTCAAAAGTTAAGTATTACGACGGAAGGGAAAAGGCACATAACGTATACGAAGCGGTAATAGATATGGATATAGGTAAGAAGGACCTGCAGCAATGCGCCGATGCAGTAATTCGATTAAGAGCGGAGTATTTATACAAACAAAAGGAGTATGATAGGATTCATTTTAACTTCACAAACGGCTTTAACGCCGAATTTGTCAAATGGATACACGGCTACAGGATAGTAGTAACTGGCAATAAAGCAAACTGGGTGAAGACCTCTGGCTATTCTGATGATTATAACACTTTTCGGAGATATCTCGATACTGTATTCTCTTATGCAGGCACACTATCTTTATCTAAAGAGATGAAGCCTGTTATGATAGAAGATATGGAAATTGGGGATGTATTCATCCAGGGAGGCAGCCCTGGACACTGTGTCATAGTGGTGGATATGGCCATGCACCCGGAAAATGGAGAAAAGCTGTTTTTGCTGGCTCAAAGCTACATGCCTGCACAGGACATCCACATTTTAAAGAACCCCCAGGATCCGCAAATTAGTCCATGGTATTCCATTAAATTTGGCGATACATTAATCACGCCTGAATGGACATTCAAGAAGACGGACCTTAAGCGTTTTTCAAATTGA
- a CDS encoding nucleotidyltransferase substrate binding protein, whose product MDIQRLREKLAGFSEALNRLKEALERDQSDDIVLDAVIQRFEFTYELSWKLIKAYMSYSGIADVKTPRQAFKEAFAAGLIEEGDVWLGMLDDRNVTSHTYDQNTARCVYEKVKNRYYPAMSKLKEAISREIEQ is encoded by the coding sequence ATGGATATACAGAGGTTAAGGGAAAAACTTGCTGGTTTTTCAGAGGCTTTAAACCGGCTAAAAGAAGCGCTGGAAAGAGATCAATCGGATGATATCGTTTTGGATGCAGTTATACAGAGGTTTGAATTCACATACGAGCTTTCCTGGAAGCTCATCAAGGCTTATATGTCTTACAGCGGCATAGCGGATGTCAAGACGCCAAGGCAGGCTTTTAAGGAGGCTTTTGCTGCCGGCTTGATCGAGGAGGGGGACGTGTGGCTTGGGATGCTGGACGACAGGAATGTTACCTCACATACCTACGATCAAAACACGGCCAGGTGCGTTTATGAAAAGGTGAAAAATAGATATTATCCAGCCATGAGCAAATTAAAAGAAGCAATAAGCAGGGAGATAGAGCAATGA
- a CDS encoding macro domain-containing protein, whose product MEKVVHGVKIECVQGDITKQEGFDAIVNAANAQLMPGGGVAGAIHRAAGPGLAEECRPLAPIKPGHAVITGGHNLPNRYVIHCLGPVYGVDQPSDKLLADCYRNALKLAEQHGITSIAFPAISTGIFGYPMEEAASVAFKAIFELVPSLKSVKVIRFVLWDRKALEIHERVLEEMLAS is encoded by the coding sequence ATGGAAAAGGTGGTACACGGCGTGAAGATCGAGTGCGTTCAGGGGGATATAACTAAACAGGAGGGTTTTGATGCAATAGTGAATGCAGCTAATGCTCAGCTCATGCCTGGAGGAGGCGTGGCCGGTGCTATTCATCGGGCAGCCGGGCCTGGTCTGGCGGAGGAGTGCAGGCCTCTGGCGCCCATAAAGCCTGGACATGCCGTCATAACCGGTGGACACAACCTGCCAAACCGCTATGTCATTCACTGCTTGGGGCCGGTATATGGCGTTGACCAGCCTTCCGACAAGCTGCTGGCTGACTGCTATAGGAACGCACTGAAGCTAGCTGAACAGCACGGCATAACCTCCATAGCTTTTCCTGCCATTTCAACCGGTATATTCGGATATCCTATGGAGGAGGCAGCCAGCGTGGCGTTTAAGGCGATATTCGAGCTGGTTCCTTCGCTTAAATCGGTGAAGGTGATCCGTTTTGTCCTGTGGGATAGGAAAGCGCTGGAGATTCATGAGAGGGTACTGGAAGAGATGTTAGCCTCCTGA
- the mntA gene encoding type VII toxin-antitoxin system MntA family adenylyltransferase antitoxin yields the protein MDIQSIIEKLQSYFKNQGDVIAAYLFGSTVKGKARKNSDVDIAVLFDGERSTIYRFHRKLEIAGKLEELLNTRVDIVDLESADPFFFHQIMLNKILVVDKNIDKRVVFEVKKRREYFDMQPFYKLYYSQALKRLEKKRRDMHRG from the coding sequence ATGGACATACAGAGCATAATAGAAAAACTTCAGTCCTATTTCAAAAACCAAGGAGACGTAATAGCGGCCTACCTCTTTGGCTCCACTGTAAAAGGTAAGGCAAGAAAAAATAGCGATGTTGACATAGCGGTTCTATTTGATGGGGAAAGAAGCACAATATACCGATTCCATAGAAAGCTTGAGATAGCCGGGAAACTGGAAGAGCTACTAAACACCAGAGTAGACATTGTAGATCTAGAAAGCGCTGACCCGTTTTTTTTCCACCAAATAATGCTTAATAAGATCCTAGTGGTAGACAAGAATATTGATAAGCGAGTAGTTTTTGAAGTAAAAAAACGCAGGGAATATTTCGATATGCAACCTTTTTATAAGTTGTACTATTCTCAAGCTTTAAAGCGGCTAGAGAAGAAACGGAGGGACATGCACCGTGGTTGA
- a CDS encoding SEC-C metal-binding domain-containing protein, which translates to MLDKSKVKSLIFHPEKVVRKYAMEFFAEGGIGDIEVTNMLLELYSKGVDDDEALDILSSMPDLPHNEETLSRLWEIEPSDPNIVFHVDRTIVEADLELLKKLPDVRPREQKYIDILEKRFLFASMDTEKLWEKLWEHSQSGLGKGLDEFDYNYGEIIIKELAKRKDFPTDKYLEKIQIDYPEDYDGWDDTYLSVLAGELKSKESIPFLIRTLKIDAAFLCERAVEALVRIGTAEVVEAIGNEYLNEDFHFRIYAAGVLEKIKLKESEELMLKLFPRETDVTLKTHLAYGLSKLFSVDAIPMILTLLWHGYDRQFTNLEESAYVLHVVHGLKHPDMDKWYKGIKEEEEKLKELKKVISKEYLQRIIEEEFEERMAEALGKLIEERKEKERLNKIYSGEVKVGRNDPCPCGSGKKYKKCCGKFVE; encoded by the coding sequence ATGCTCGATAAATCCAAAGTAAAAAGCCTTATATTTCATCCAGAAAAAGTTGTAAGAAAATATGCAATGGAGTTTTTCGCTGAAGGTGGTATTGGCGATATAGAGGTTACCAATATGCTGCTAGAATTATACAGCAAAGGGGTTGATGATGACGAGGCTTTGGACATATTGAGCAGTATGCCGGATCTTCCTCATAATGAAGAAACTTTAAGCAGGCTGTGGGAGATAGAGCCGTCTGACCCCAATATAGTTTTTCACGTGGACAGGACAATTGTGGAAGCCGATTTAGAGCTTTTGAAAAAATTGCCCGATGTTCGCCCGAGGGAGCAAAAGTATATCGACATTTTAGAAAAGAGGTTTTTGTTTGCCTCTATGGATACCGAAAAGCTGTGGGAAAAACTTTGGGAACACAGCCAGTCGGGGTTGGGTAAAGGTTTAGACGAGTTTGATTATAATTATGGTGAGATTATAATAAAGGAGCTTGCCAAGCGCAAAGATTTTCCGACGGATAAATACTTGGAGAAAATACAAATCGACTATCCGGAGGATTATGACGGTTGGGATGATACTTATCTTAGCGTCCTTGCCGGAGAACTTAAATCAAAAGAGTCAATACCTTTTCTTATCAGAACTCTTAAAATTGATGCGGCTTTCCTTTGCGAACGTGCCGTTGAGGCTTTGGTTAGGATTGGTACGGCCGAAGTTGTGGAAGCTATTGGCAATGAATATTTAAATGAAGATTTTCATTTTAGAATCTATGCAGCTGGAGTATTGGAGAAGATAAAGCTAAAGGAAAGCGAAGAGCTCATGCTAAAGCTTTTTCCTAGGGAAACCGATGTTACTTTGAAAACACATCTCGCCTATGGATTGTCTAAGCTTTTCTCTGTAGATGCTATTCCCATGATTTTGACCCTGCTGTGGCATGGTTATGATAGGCAATTCACAAATCTTGAAGAATCGGCCTATGTGCTTCATGTGGTACATGGCTTGAAACATCCCGATATGGATAAATGGTATAAAGGTATTAAGGAAGAAGAAGAAAAGTTAAAGGAATTGAAAAAGGTTATATCCAAGGAGTATCTTCAAAGAATAATAGAGGAAGAATTTGAGGAACGCATGGCTGAAGCTCTTGGTAAATTGATTGAAGAAAGAAAAGAAAAGGAACGACTGAATAAAATATATTCCGGTGAGGTCAAAGTAGGGAGAAACG
- a CDS encoding aldo/keto reductase, whose translation MYYREFGNLGFKVSTFGMGCMRLPLQTQPDGSKDYSAIDEDEAIKMIRYAIDNGVNYIDTAYPYHGGNSEIVVGKALKDGYRERVKLATKLPMWKVESYEDCEKLLDEQLSKLQVDYIDFYLLHALDKERWEKVEKFNILKFLDKAVESGKIKYPGFSFHDQLPIFKVIIDAYDWKMCQIQLNFLDENYQAGVEGMRYAASKGIPVVIMEPLKGGRLAHNIPKDIQQIWDSFSIKRSPVEWAFRWLYNFPEVTVILSGVSTMEQLKENIEIFKNAAPNSMTQEELELIAKVKAAYESKIKVSCTSCNYCMPCPSGINIPRIFSLYNNASMYDDIEGQSREYKKLIEEKADASKCVECGQCESACPQGIPIIEKLKEAHDVLTQIS comes from the coding sequence ATGTATTACAGGGAATTTGGAAATTTAGGGTTTAAAGTTTCAACGTTTGGCATGGGTTGCATGCGGTTACCTCTTCAAACACAGCCCGATGGTTCAAAAGATTACTCAGCTATTGACGAAGACGAGGCTATCAAGATGATTAGGTATGCAATAGACAACGGCGTCAATTACATAGATACCGCTTACCCCTATCACGGCGGCAATAGCGAAATAGTGGTAGGCAAAGCTTTGAAAGATGGATACCGTGAAAGGGTGAAACTCGCTACCAAACTTCCTATGTGGAAAGTGGAATCCTACGAAGATTGTGAAAAACTACTGGACGAACAATTATCAAAACTTCAGGTTGACTATATTGACTTCTATTTGCTGCACGCCCTGGATAAGGAACGATGGGAAAAAGTGGAAAAATTTAACATATTGAAGTTCCTCGATAAAGCTGTCGAGTCTGGAAAGATAAAATATCCCGGCTTTTCATTCCATGACCAGTTGCCTATATTTAAGGTGATAATAGACGCATATGACTGGAAGATGTGCCAGATTCAGCTCAATTTCCTGGACGAAAACTATCAGGCAGGAGTAGAAGGCATGCGATATGCCGCCTCCAAAGGAATACCTGTGGTGATAATGGAGCCGTTGAAGGGTGGTAGGCTGGCTCATAACATCCCTAAAGACATTCAACAAATATGGGATAGTTTCAGCATAAAACGTTCTCCAGTAGAATGGGCATTCAGATGGCTATACAACTTTCCTGAGGTTACAGTCATCTTAAGCGGCGTTAGCACCATGGAACAGCTGAAGGAAAATATCGAGATATTTAAAAACGCTGCACCCAATTCAATGACACAGGAAGAACTTGAGTTGATTGCCAAGGTAAAAGCCGCTTATGAAAGCAAAATAAAAGTAAGCTGTACATCTTGTAATTACTGCATGCCCTGCCCTTCGGGAATCAATATACCTAGGATCTTTAGCCTGTACAACAACGCTTCCATGTACGATGATATTGAAGGGCAAAGCAGGGAGTATAAGAAACTTATTGAGGAAAAAGCCGATGCCTCCAAATGTGTAGAATGCGGCCAGTGCGAAAGCGCCTGTCCACAGGGTATACCTATAATAGAGAAGCTCAAAGAGGCACATGATGTGCTGACACAAATATCATAA
- a CDS encoding heavy metal translocating P-type ATPase: MAKQTFSITGMTCTACAKAIERSVSKIDGVKSANVNFATEKLTVEFDEGKVDLLRIKEAVEKAGYGVQDDEPNRREVLIPIGGMTCAACAKAIERAIRKLPGVDEADVNLATEKAKVVYNPAIVRLSEIKQAIIKAGYRPLEAEEGEQRLDRERLRRQKELKDLRARLAVSIIFAVPLLYIAMGHMLGLPLPEVIMPDMHPISFALVQLLLTIPIVMAGYRIYVVGFGNLVRRHPNMDSLIAVGTSAALFYGIYAVFKIASGYTEYTRNLYFESAGVIITLILLGRYLESIAKGKTSEAIRKLMDLSPSTAVVIHGDQQITIPVEEVEVGDVLLVRPGDRIPVDGEVIEGRTSVDESMLTGESIPVEKVPGSKVIGGSINKNGTIKMRATKVGKDTVLAQIIKLVEEAQGSKAPIAKLADIISGYFVPMVIAIAMIAAVAWALAGESVAFALTIFISVLVIACPCALGLATPTAIMVGTGKGAEHGILIKSGEALETAHRIDTVVLDKTGTITEGKPKVTDIITNGLISQDELLRLSASAEVGSEHPLGEAVVNSARERNMELIKVESFEAIPGQGIMVFVQGKQVLLGNKRLMEDRNIEVTLQQEYDKLAEEGKTPMFVAVDGSLAGIIAVSDVIKPSSKRAVGHLHRMGIRVVMITGDNVRTAKAIARQVGIDMVLAEVLPQDKANEVKKLQQQGRKVAMVGDGINDAPALVQADVGIAIGSGTDVAMESADIVLMKSDLMDVPAAIQLSKATLRNIKQNLFWAFAYNTAGIPIAAGVLHLFGGPLLNPVIAAAAMALSSVSVVTNALRLRRFKPTLD, from the coding sequence ATGGCAAAGCAAACCTTCAGCATTACCGGGATGACCTGCACAGCATGTGCAAAGGCTATTGAGAGAAGCGTTAGCAAAATAGATGGGGTAAAGTCAGCCAACGTGAATTTTGCCACCGAAAAGCTAACGGTGGAGTTTGATGAGGGCAAAGTGGATTTGCTCAGGATAAAAGAAGCAGTTGAAAAAGCCGGATATGGAGTGCAGGATGATGAGCCAAACAGGAGAGAAGTGCTCATTCCTATAGGCGGGATGACATGCGCCGCCTGCGCAAAGGCAATTGAAAGGGCAATAAGGAAGCTACCGGGCGTTGATGAGGCAGACGTCAATCTGGCAACCGAAAAGGCCAAAGTAGTATATAATCCTGCCATAGTACGGTTGTCAGAGATAAAACAGGCAATCATCAAGGCGGGGTATAGACCGCTGGAAGCAGAGGAGGGGGAGCAGCGGCTGGACCGGGAGAGGTTGCGGCGTCAAAAGGAGCTTAAAGATTTGAGGGCCAGGTTGGCAGTATCCATAATATTTGCAGTGCCGCTTTTGTACATCGCTATGGGGCATATGCTGGGATTGCCGCTGCCCGAGGTTATCATGCCCGATATGCATCCTATAAGTTTTGCACTGGTTCAGCTGTTGCTTACCATCCCTATTGTAATGGCCGGCTACAGGATTTATGTGGTGGGGTTTGGCAATCTAGTAAGGCGACATCCCAATATGGATTCTTTGATAGCTGTGGGTACCAGCGCGGCACTCTTCTATGGCATTTATGCCGTGTTTAAGATAGCCTCAGGGTATACCGAATATACCCGGAATTTGTATTTTGAATCGGCCGGCGTGATAATCACATTGATCTTGCTTGGCAGATACTTGGAGTCGATAGCCAAAGGTAAGACTTCCGAAGCCATAAGAAAGCTTATGGACCTTTCGCCCAGCACGGCGGTGGTTATACACGGTGACCAGCAAATCACCATACCCGTAGAAGAAGTTGAAGTGGGAGATGTACTATTGGTCAGGCCGGGTGACAGAATTCCGGTTGACGGAGAAGTTATCGAAGGCAGGACTTCGGTGGATGAATCCATGCTGACCGGCGAGAGCATTCCTGTAGAGAAGGTTCCCGGTAGCAAGGTGATAGGGGGCAGCATAAATAAGAACGGGACCATAAAGATGAGGGCAACAAAGGTGGGCAAGGATACGGTGCTGGCCCAGATCATAAAGCTGGTGGAGGAAGCACAAGGGTCAAAGGCGCCAATAGCCAAGCTGGCCGATATTATATCCGGATACTTTGTGCCGATGGTGATAGCCATAGCCATGATTGCAGCGGTTGCATGGGCGCTGGCCGGTGAATCGGTAGCCTTTGCCCTCACGATATTCATATCGGTACTGGTGATAGCCTGCCCGTGCGCCCTTGGGCTTGCGACCCCTACCGCCATCATGGTGGGAACCGGCAAAGGGGCCGAGCATGGGATACTCATAAAGAGCGGTGAGGCACTTGAAACTGCACACAGGATTGACACCGTGGTGCTGGACAAGACAGGTACCATCACTGAGGGCAAGCCAAAGGTGACAGACATCATAACCAATGGTTTGATCAGCCAGGATGAGCTTCTGCGCTTGTCGGCTTCAGCCGAAGTGGGCTCCGAGCATCCACTGGGCGAAGCAGTTGTAAACAGCGCCAGGGAAAGGAATATGGAGCTTATTAAAGTAGAGAGCTTTGAAGCCATACCGGGGCAGGGCATTATGGTATTTGTACAGGGCAAGCAGGTCCTTTTGGGCAATAAGAGACTCATGGAGGATAGAAATATTGAGGTCACACTTCAGCAGGAGTACGACAAGCTGGCCGAAGAGGGTAAGACTCCTATGTTTGTCGCCGTGGATGGCAGTCTTGCTGGCATCATAGCGGTATCCGACGTCATAAAGCCTTCAAGCAAAAGAGCCGTAGGACATCTGCACAGGATGGGCATAAGAGTAGTGATGATAACGGGCGATAATGTTCGAACCGCCAAAGCCATTGCCAGGCAAGTGGGTATCGACATGGTGCTGGCCGAAGTGCTGCCTCAAGACAAGGCCAACGAAGTTAAGAAGCTTCAGCAGCAGGGCAGGAAGGTCGCAATGGTGGGTGATGGCATCAATGACGCTCCTGCTCTGGTACAAGCAGACGTAGGGATTGCCATAGGGTCTGGAACTGATGTAGCAATGGAATCGGCCGATATAGTGCTTATGAAAAGCGATCTGATGGATGTACCGGCGGCCATTCAGCTTAGCAAGGCCACTCTCAGAAACATCAAGCAAAACTTGTTTTGGGCCTTTGCATACAACACTGCTGGTATTCCCATAGCAGCCGGCGTATTGCACCTGTTCGGTGGACCTCTGCTGAATCCGGTGATAGCGGCAGCGGCCATGGCCTTAAGTTCGGTGTCAGTTGTGACAAATGCCTTGAGGCTTAGAAGGTTTAAGCCCACACTGGATTAA
- the hepT gene encoding type VII toxin-antitoxin system HepT family RNase toxin: MVEKSIIARRLAYLDEYCRDLEEARTKVSWEQFLNDKVVRRYIERTLHMAIEACIDIANHIISYHGYREPESNRELFQILMEQGIIPKELAENLKKMAQFRNIIVHDYIRVQPEILYAILKNNLIDIIEYANIVKEKFL; encoded by the coding sequence GTGGTTGAAAAATCGATAATTGCCAGAAGGCTGGCGTACCTGGATGAGTACTGCAGAGACCTTGAGGAGGCAAGAACAAAAGTAAGCTGGGAACAGTTTTTAAATGATAAAGTTGTAAGACGTTACATTGAAAGAACTTTACATATGGCCATTGAAGCGTGCATAGATATAGCAAATCATATAATTTCTTACCACGGCTATAGAGAACCTGAAAGCAACAGGGAGTTATTTCAAATATTGATGGAACAAGGAATTATCCCCAAGGAGCTTGCCGAAAATCTTAAAAAAATGGCCCAGTTTCGTAATATTATAGTACATGATTATATACGAGTACAGCCCGAAATATTATACGCGATTTTGAAAAACAATCTTATAGACATAATTGAATATGCGAATATCGTTAAAGAGAAATTCCTTTGA